AGGCTTCTCAACAAGAGCTTTGTAGTTTAAAAGAATTGTTCTATATGACTGGACATATAAGGTGGACCTCCTGGCCAATCTGAAATCTTACCTGATATGGCTGAATATAGACATGAAGGTGATCTGCCTCACAGACAGGAGCAGAGAACAACAGCCTCATACTCAAGCTACTACTATCATAAATATTCCAAATTTACACCTCTTTCTAAGGCACATTATGATTGATTGATGTGATATGTGTAAGGGTAGGCTAGTTTTTTAGGCTGTTCTTTGTAAGTAGTTATTGTTTTTGAATACAAGTGATAAATCAGATTTACCTCACTTTGGGCTCAATGTGACATGCAGCTTGATGCTGTTCCATGCTCAGATATCCTCACGTTTGCCAGTTTCTGAAATTTTGCCAATCAAGTCCAAAGAGGGGACTGTTTCTTTCCAGGATTGACCTTGTGGGTTAGGTAGAATGTCTACCTCTAGAAATTCCTCAGACATGACTTCATCCTGACCCTTGTGCTCAGCAGCAAGGCTGTTTTGGCAAGTGCTGAGATCTTTCTTTGTGCACAGAAAACCTGTCTTCACTGGACGTACCAGCCCTAGAAAGAGTGCGCCCATCCCTGTACCAGCAGCACAGGAGTAAAAAGCAGAGCTGTAGTTCTGTGTGATGTCCACCAAAAGACCTGCAACACATttgaaacaaaacatgaaacaaaaatgaacatgCATTCAACAATCAGAATTCTTGttcaaaaagaaacagatttaATACAACAACAGCTGAGATTCAATATGTGTACCTCCTAAAGGTGGCCCAGCAAGTCCCGCAAAGCTCTGGATACATACATAGACACCTACAGCTAAGGGCATTCTGTCGATGCCTACTATGTCATCCTCAGCCAGCATGGGGATGTGCGTGGATGCAATATTGCCTAACAGGAAGCCATACAGGACGCAGCAGACTGCCAGGCCCCCGAAGCCCTCTACCACTGTGAAGAGCACTAACACTAGacacatcagcaacacacaTCCAAGTAGGACAAATATCTTCCTAATGTGTCCACAGCTCAGGATCCAGCCAATAGAGAGACGTCCAAAGATCTCGGCCACTGCCATTATTGACAACATGTAGGCTGCCTTGTCCCTTTCAGTCCCCATACTCGCACTGAGCTCCACCACATATAGCTGTGGGGCAAAGAAGCCCAGTGTTGCAAAAAGACCAAATCCAGCATAACATAAGAAGCTGCCTTCCTTTAACACAGAAAGGTCCAGGAGTTTGTTTCTGCACAGCCTCTTTGTATCCTGTTGACGTTGAGGAGTCTGAAAAGCGTCTCCATCTTTTTGCTGGCCCCCTATTTGAAGGCCCTGTTCCATCTCCTTGAATGACTGCACACCCGAGTCTCTGGAATTCATTAAGCCATTGATTTCAGTATCAGGGAGAGAGTTCTTGATCTCCTGCTTTCTCAGTGGTTTGGTAAATCTTTCTGTACTCTTTGGCTTGATTATCATGGGGCGAAGCAGAAGTCCACAGACAAGGATGGTACCCTGTAACATTCCAAGCACCACCATTGTGTATCTCCAGCCAATATGTGTCTTAAGTGCTGTAAACGCTGCAAAAATTGAAATAGGCAATAAAATTTgcgttttatttcatattaactagaaatgcactaataataaaattacagcCTGAAAGTGTTGTATAAATAAACAGCACTAATAATCATCATATATATTGTTGAATACGTAACAATTAAATTCATAATGTCACATGTGCATTTAGATGAAGTGACATGCCACTAGTGAAATAGTTGAGCATGACTGTTGTCACCTGGTGCAAAAGCAAATATGGCAAACGATTCTCCTGTGGAGGCCATGGCAGTGACCAGGGACCGGCGTCTAACGAAGTATTGAGACAAGACGGTGACAGTCGGGAGAAATGTCAAACAGTAACCAAGTCCTGCAAGGATACACATTCAGAAAGTAATGACAAATTTGTTATCACTTCATGCTCCTTACTTTTACCTTTACCTGTTACCTTGAACCTAACAGGCCAATGCCTATTTCTCACAAGATTACAGAAATAGGCATTGGcctaatgtgtttttattactgATCTTTCTATTTATTGTGGACAGTTTACATCGTCTTGTATATCCGCTTCATTGCGATTAGTTAGTAGATAGTTAGGGGTCATAGTTGAGTTAGGGTTTGAGTGAACTTTGAATGTAGCACCAAGGCATCGAATGCAAGCAGTGCATGCCACCCAAAGTGGTGTTGCCTGTAGACAAAGCGGCACCCTCTCTCCACAGGGAACAATGGCTTTGCTGGCACAAAGTGGTTCATCTAGATGGCTCCTCTGGCAACTACTTGagttaactagctagccagTTTGTATATCAGGCTAGCCAGTGGAGCCTTCACCAATTCTGACATCAACATTAGTTGTTTTGAATGGAGAGAGAAGGGTAGTAGCAGTAGGTGATGAAAGCTTCCTTTTGTCCaacaatgtatttatttagcctGGTTTCCAGGTATTCTAGTTAGCCTAAGGGTACAATAATGTGCAGTGTTTTTTCCACAGTAAATAGAAATGCTCGTCTTGTTAAGTATAGTCATTAGCCTGAAGGTAACAGTACATAGTGCCAACAAATATGCATGTTCATATTTGTGAATCACCAACTGCAGGGAAAAGTCACAAAAGTTTGCAAAAATGCAGCACAGCATTCACATTAGAGCAAATGACTCTGATTACCTGAAACTATCCCGATTGTGATGTAAATCTGATTCACGCAGCTGGTGAATGCAGTGCATATTGTTCCCAGGCAAATTAGAAATCCTCCGAGGATCACAACAGGCTGGTAGCCAAATCTGTTGCTCAGCCCAGTCGACAGAGGTGCTGATCCAACAAGCAATATGTAGATTGATGAGAAAGTTATGCAAATGGTTACATAGACATTAAGTATGATTTCATTCAAAGCTAAGTTTGAAAAAGGCCCACATATATCTTACCTGTAAAAGtcattacaaacacacatattgaGATTATCCATGAAACGCGACTGTTGGTTTCATTAAACTCGCACATCAGATCGTTGAGGAATATGCCAAAGCTTTTAATGACTCCATATGTGAAGACCTCAACAATAAAAAAGGCCACAGCCACAATCCAACCCCAGCCACCATCTGGCGCCTCAGAATATACTTTAGGTCCCAGGCAACCTCCTGATCTGAAGATCCACAATACCATGATCACTGATGTCAAagctgtgttaaaaaaaaataaaaaataaaaaaataaagacatattTAGCAGTGTCTATGGTAACCTTTGTTAAGATGTCATTTAAGATTGTACTCAGTGGTAAAAGTGGTAAGTACCCCAGTTTATAGGACAGTGAGataaaatttgttattttttgctgtATATGCAAACTTCAGTAGATCTCTGGAAATGTATCCCCATgtcaagatcttgtgatctccttGAAGAACTCTTGGATCATCCGACAACACACTCAACCTTGAGGTAGTTCTGGACACCAACCATCCTACTCTCCTCACACTGATAGCGTGACTCAGTTGCATACAACATCAGGAGGATCCTGCCATTTCTCTCTACTGAGGCCACTTAagtgcttgttcagtctcttgtCATCTCAAGATTGGATTAAtgcaactcgctcctggcaggtcttccTTTCCGCTGAGTGCCACCTGCTCCCTGCAACTGAACCAGAATGCAGCTGTAACACTTGTTTTCAATCTccccaagttctcccacaccaccccattacTGCGTTCccttcactggcttcctgtagctgcccacacCAGATTCAAAACACTGATGATTGTCTACAAAGCTAAAAAATGGACCAATCCCAACCTACCTGAAGACACTTTTCACACCCCACTCTGCACCCCATTCCTTTTGAGACTCTAGCACAGCTCAACTAGAATCCCCATCcatcaaaatacaaaatacaaggAGGGCACCCAGGTGAACATCTCCTGGCTGTCCATACAGCCAAGTCACTAgctgtcttcaaacaaagacagaaaatcTACCTCTTCACTGAGAGGCTTTTATGAccactaattttaaaaatatatacttgtATTTTTTCCCTTAATATACTAATTCATTGTACTCACTCCTCTCAAACagggttttatttatcattcattcatcttcagtaaccacttgtcatcctggtcagggtcatgttggatctggagcctatcctgggaacactgggcacaggGTGgaagaattcaccctggatgggacacgaGTCCATCTCTGGCACTCCGTTCACACATGCGTTCACATACTACTTCACACCGaggagcaatttagcatagccgaTTCACCTATCTCCATGGTTTTGGGAAGCGGAAAGAAACCGAaaaacctagaggaaacccacacaaaatGTAGCTGTAAGGCATATTAGCTTTATGGTGTCCTTAGACCCTGACGTCTTTGTACAACAATGAGTATGTTTTTGATGGacactacaaagcacttctgtaaattACTGTTGATAAGGGCAGCCatcaaatgctataaatgtactatgggattaaagattaaaatattaagaGGAACTGAAAGTACAGAACATGACCTTCTGGTTATAATTGGGCAGAATCTCTAAAATTTCTCTGAGAGTTTAGCACTTTTGAATTATTGTATAAGGAAATTATACCAAATACTTCAAGTcctatgcttttatttatagtcagacttcatttttttctcattggGGTGAATTTACACTTTAATGAGCATTGAGCACTTCTACATTAAATCTACAACATTTCAACACAGTTCTGGCTTTATGTATACCTGCTCAATATGTTCATGTAGCCTACTGCCTCTTAGGAGATGTCAGTGGCAAATCTTATAGCTATGTAGtattatttcaaattttttattattattattcaatccAATGCTCTTGTTTTACTAACAATTATTGCCAAATAAAATTCACACCTAAAATGTGAGCCTGGGCACAAAAAATGCCTTAAACTTTCGGAGCGAAATTAATAATTTGTCTGTGTTGAATATGAATTTTCCTGTTCGTTTACACGTTACCACGTGACTACTGTGGGGCTTTTCCCAAGCGCAGTTTACGTAACACGTCGGATCAGATGACGCTACGCACTGCAGGAGTGAGCAGCTGCTGTGTTCTGGAGGAAAGTGTTTAGAAACTTTAGGTGAGAAGtgtttaaatcagttttaatgTACATTATCGTCGTATGGTGCTAGGTCTAAGGCGCAGGTGCTCCTTCCCTCTTTTCTGTCGACGCTAGGAAGTTGTTAGGCAGCTGCAGCACTCTAGACCACAGAAACATGGGATGCCGTGTTGGGTAACCCGGGATTGCGCATGCGCGCTGATCGCTCTGAACTCATCGCTCGTATGACCTGTGTATATGTGGTGTATATGTGGTGTAtatgtagtgtagtgcagcGTGCACACCACGTGACCTGCACAAGTCTGAACTAACTCCAacacgtgtgcgtgtgtaggGAAATGCTGCAATATATAGTgaaaaaatagtattttaaaaaagtatttgggAAAAAATATTGCCTATAATTTGTCAGTTTTAACTGTAGCCTGTATTTTGTAAAACCACAGTAGTGGCGAAGTTGAAATGATTGggaaaattcattaaaaaatggttGTTATTCAGCTTATAAGAAAATTCTTCTCTTCTCATTAGATCTGGCATTCTCAGAAAAATAGGCAACTAAATATTTTTGCACCTTTAGTAAGTTTCTTTTGCCTAGAAAGCTGTATATAgggtacctttaaagcttttgCTCTGAAAAGTAATTACGTACCTTCAATCTTTTTAAAGATACCCTATACCTATTATTTACAGGTGAACGATACATATTAAGAGTACAGAAGATAAAGGTACcaccataacaacaacaaaaggcACAGTTTAGCACActtttgagttcaaatcccagcactgctaagCTGCACAGCTGGGTCACTGAGCAAGACTTTTAgtcctcaactgctcagttgtatcctgtctcaatcATAAGTCCCTTTAGATTAAAGCTCCAGCATAatgtgaatgaaaagaaaaaaatattcatggaAATATTGACTGGTTTCTGACAGTAGAGTATTAAAGGCTTTTATTGATTCACATTGCACTACAAATAGGCAACAGATATTTGACCAATCACAGCCACTGCGTATATCTTTTATGTGCATTACCATTTACTCCTATCAGggtaaattacatttttacctTAAAGCTATTACAGTTGTTCAGATTAAAATCTAAAAGTTCTTACCTGTTTTCCAGGTTAAGGATAATAAACACACTTTCTTGGTGGCCTGCCAGTGCTGTGTTCTCTCAGCTAAGAGTACATGTGGTGTGTGGAGTTGCTGTTAAAAAAATGCCGCTTGCCTGGTAGGAGGTTACAGCTGTGTGGACTGTGAGGATTGGGTTACAATGGTACACTCACTGCTGATTGAGAAATCCAACTCTCAGCCCCCCTCTCCCATGAACTGGTACTGAAATTATAGATAGGCTTATCTGCTAAACTCTGTGTATGATATGCTGACCTGGTAGCAAGGTACTGAATTTGATTCTGCTCTTCTGCCTGCTTTGTAGGAGGACTGGTGCATTAAGTGATGTTTGTTAGcctgttatataataattatttctgCTAGGCTAGGAGATCTCTTAGGACTCAAGGGAGAGAACAGACTTCAATAGAACGTTTACATGGGACAGAGACCTTTTAGTTTGTTAGTGAATTTGAGTAAATTTCACTAGTTGCTCGAGGGTTTCATAGGTGCCttcattttgcatatttgtttaaattggtTTTGCactatgttttattaatatagtTTCAGTGTGAGTAGGGAATTAGAATAAAAAGACAAGTTTGTAAGccgtattatttattttcaattttttttttttacccaaattGAATATAACTTTGTACGATTTCTGAACCATTTCTCTTTCTGATAGATTTTGCATTCCAAATGGCAgaagctggagtgtgtgtgctgctctTATTTTGCTCCCTGTTCTCAGGACTGGTGTAttacataaactttttttttgaaaatggagGCAAGATGAAAGAAAGgccaaattttattattatcctgGCTGATGATATTGGTTGGGGAGACCTCTGGACAAATGAGTTTGACAATACTACCCCCTGGCTGAATATGTTAAAGCTGGAAGGCAAAAGgtatagtgcagtgtggataaaagTGCTAAGATTATTTTTACAATTGTATTTTAGAGGTACAGAGTTTTAGTAATGAAGCAAATTGGAAACTGTATGTCTAAGTGGAATCCTGATTGTGTTGCAGGTTTACAGACTTCCACTCTCCTGCTTCCACATGTTCCCCCTCGCGTGCGGCACTGCTGACTGGTAGACATGGCTTACGCAATGGGGTCACTCACAATTTTGCAAAGGGGTCTACTGGAGGACTGCCACTTAATGAGACGACATTTGCTCAGCTTCTACGTGATGCTGGCTATTATACTGCCATGATTGGTAAACATAGCACACTTTAGACAATTATTCAGTGCAAGTCTCTGCTTAACATTCTGATGGTTTGCAGTTAGTGAGCTCGGAGAGGCCTGATGCCGTGATTAGGTCCTGATTCACGCATGCAACATTGTCACCACAGCAACAAGTGTACTGAATGGCAATAATGAATAGTTATTAATGGAATACGCTGTATTTTATTGTGGTGATCTATGTAAGTATATAAGTTTCACATAATTCAGAATTTCTCAGAAGGATTGAAATGCCGTCCTTATTTCTGGCTATAGGAAAATGGCATCTTGGACACAGTGGTCCCTACCATCCAATCCACAgagttaagtgcattaaaatcacatttggcagtatatgatatttttatattccttATTCTTTAGCATATTTTTCTGTGAAATctgtgagatatatatatatactgtatatatatatatactgtatatacatatatatgtgtgtgtgtgtgtgtgtgtgtgttcaacggcaactgcttgtgtttttttttttttttttataaacaggtTTTGAATACTATCTTGGTATTCCGTATAGTAATGACATGGGCTGCACTGACAAGCCTGGCTTTGACCTGCCCAGCTGTTTCCCATGTGAGCAAAGTAAACACAGTAGGTGAGATGACATATGTCACATGTGTTAGCTAGTGCATCTGAGGCATTAGATATAGATGATGTTGATGTCTTTACTAAAAAGTGTTCAATTTCTACACAGCAGGAAAGATGGAGGATGTGACACCAAAATAGCATTACCTCTCTTTGAAAATCAGAATATAGTTCAACAACCGCTGGATCTTTGGGATCTCACAGAAAAATACGctaaagcagcagccacacaGATTTTGACTGCAAGGTATGTACCCtatgaatatattttcattCTGTCACTGTTCGGCTACACAGCCAGCTTGCACAGATATTGGTTGAACAGGGAGAGGAAATTGAATGGTAATGGTTAATTTGAGTATATCTTGTATTTCTtcatagtattttataatcttGCACATTCCACTTGTGAATGATCAGTGAAGAGAAACAGCTAAATTTGCCCAGTCTAGCGAATACACGCGGTCAGGTTACTGCTTAACTAATCCTTCTGAATTGTGTCATTATGGTATTTCGCATATTATCTGAAGTGTTGTCTTCATTATTGTTTTCTAATAATGAAGTCAGTAAGACACTTGGACTTGGACcaagaaaagtgttaaacaaatcaaaactattttatattgtaaattCCTGATGTAGCTTGGCATAGTTCTTGCCATCTAGCTTAGCTGTTTTTGGTtagatgttttttcttctaaaagaCCTAAATGAAAGCTATTGTTtatcaaaatacattttgattcattaatatattcatacatGGGAAGAAACTTCAATATTTACACATGTCTTAGATGATCCCCAGTGGTTTCTGGGTAGGGGAAGATTGTAAATGTGCCTCTATATTTCAATTTATCTGTAAAAAGAAATTCAAGATGTTAAGGCAAaatcaacagattttttttttaaatgtatctgGATATTGACCATAATTTTGAATGGAGTATAAAAGCAATTGTTTGAGTCCAAAACAGCTGGGAGACTTTGATCCGTCAGCGTGACATGCAGAGTCTGCAAACAGGCCTGTTTAGTTTAACTGACCAAGCACTGAGCTGTGACTTTGACCTTTGAAAAGGATAGATCACAAACGGCCAGGATATTTGTAGTCAAGCTTCTCTTCTTTCACATTACTGCTGCATACTGTAAGCTAAACCTTAAGACAACTTCAGAGCCATTTCACATCACACATGCACAACCATTTGAActgattatattatagtatatgcATATCTTTTTAAGATAATAAAATTGTAgtgtttttatcttttcatGAGACAAAATAGTAAAGACCTGGAAATAAGGGGCATTATTGATGAAAGCCAGGATAAATAATATTGCATCTGTGTGTAAAACATAATCCGTTTTGTTTACTAGGTACTACGTTGAAATATGTAATGGAAAAATTATTTCTCTAatctttttaactttatttttaaaatgctcacTGTTATGGTGAAAGGATATTACCAATAGCCACTTTGTGctgttaatatataaataaatcaatacttATGCAGTCTCATAGTACTGCTATATAGATAGTATATGTTTTGTCCTTGTAGGAATAGGGGGCAGCCTTTCCTGCTGTATGTGGCCCTGGCCCATATGCATGTTCCTCTCTTCCATAATCGCTTCCTGAATGTAACTGCAAAGGAAGCTTATTCAGCCAGTCTTAGTGATATGGACAGTTTGGTGGGGAGTATAAAACTTGCAACTGAGGCCTTTCATATGAAGAACACACTTATGTGGTTTACTGGTAAGTCTCAAATATTGTCTGTAGTTATTAAGTGTCTTCTATACACTGATAGTGATGACACGTTTCTCATAATGGgcagtaaatgtaatttttttttaaagagccaTGGATCTTATGGTCTCAACATGAATCTTTTAGGTGATAATGGGCCGTGGGAGCAGAAATGCGAGTTTGCAGGGGGCACTGGACCTTTTCTGGGGAAGTGGCAGACCACCAGAGGTAAGGAATCACACACACCAATATTCCATGTTCATATACTCTTAGTAAAGAAGGTCTAGAACCATTAAGCattctttggtttgtctttCGGGGAAACTCTTAGAGGTTCACTGTAGACTTCGAGAACAGGGaggattttaaagaaaaacccctttaggaagctaatAACCCTtaactgttgaaaaaaaaaccccaagaaACCCTTTTTTCATAGAATGTATGTTGTAAAGTTAAAACAAATCATACCTTTATTAGAATGTGTAGTGTAaccaatatttataatatagttataaggctttatacttttataaaaGTATGTCAGGGCACATTTCTCTAGAAGCCACAATATGCTAAAACCACTGTGAATCCCTATGTGTACAGATGTTTTAATCTTAAAGGGCACTAATTTTTTACAGTGAAGTTATTGAATTTTCTGGTGATCAGGTGGAGGCTCAGCCAAGAGGACCACCTGGGAAGGGGGCCATCGAGTTCCATCAGTGGTCGTTTGGCCAGGGAACATATCACCCAACACCACCAGCAATGCCTTGCTGAGGTAGACGAACTTCTTGCTACGTTtctaaaaggaaagaaaacttTTTACTGACTTTACAAAGACTTCTTTcccttcctttttatttttagtggtATGGATATCTTTTCCACAATCCTCTCCTTAGCCGGTGTGGACTCTCCTTCAGACCGCCGTTATGACGGCATTGATGTAACACACATCCTGGTCAATGGGTCTGATACAGGACATAAGGCAGGACCACTTTTAGAAACTGTGGCACAACATGAAATAGTTTATAAAAGGGAATTTGGGATATAGAATAGCACAGACTGTAACTTGCTGTTTTTTATCATCAGAGTCTCATGCATCCAAACAGCGGGGCAGCAGGGCAGTTTGGAGACCTACAGACTGTCAGACTGGGACATTACAAAGCTTTTTACATTACAGGTCTGATATAATTCATGACTGACTTTGGATAATTAGtgcaacatttttaatatgaaacaaacCACCTTCTAAGAGTGActattatttaacagttatggtAGTAGAATTGGGGAGTGAAAGCTAATGGTTTATGCCCTCATAAAATGATTCTTTACATTTGAGTCTGTTCTTATGTCATGAATAAACTGAGTGGTCTGTGTTCAGCTAACCAGTATTGTGCCACTTGCAGACAAAATCAAAATGCTAATTATTACCTCCAATGCCACATTAGTGACCTTGTTACATGGATTGTattaacattatattacattaacattaaaatgatgCCATCTTTCAGTTGAAATAAAGACATGTTTATGCTTTATGTACAAGTAGTCCGTTTCTTTCCAATTTGCATGTTCACACTGCTGCTAGTTCCTCAGACACTTAAGGCATGAACTTCTGTTTCACTTTGCCAGGTGGTGCAGAAGCCTGCGGTGGAGGAAGTGGAAAGCAGGAGCTTCATGATCCCCCTTTGATTTTTAATCTGGACAAGGATGAAGCAGAAGGGTCACCTCTGGACCCAGCCAGCGAAGAGTATCAACTCGTTCTCAAGGAAGTGGAGAGAGAGCGTGAAGTGCTGCTATGGGATATTGCGACAGACAATGTATCTACTGCAGATTACACTGTATCCCAGAGCGCAGTCCCCTGCTGTCAACCACAGAACCCTGCCTGTCGATGCCATAGGCCAAACTAAAATCTGTGACTTTATATACAACTGTTTTTAAGCATAAACTACATGTTGTGTACAGAAGGCATGGAAGAGCACAAAGTCATCCATGCTCCAAGAAGTCAACATGCAAGTGGTTTCAGTGTTTCTAAAAGAATTTACAGTTAGGTAGACTGCAAGAGGACAGCATGGTGGTGTAGTGTTAGCGTTGCCACCTCATAGCGCTAGGGTTCCAGGTTCAATCCTGACctctttgcatgttctccctgtgttcaccTGGGGTTTCGACTGTGTTCTCTGATGTCTTCCCACTGTCCCAAACATGCAGATAAGTGGATAGGCTACACGAAATTGCCGCTAGGTGTTACATCCTATCGAGTGTGAATTCTCCCTCCttgctcccagtgttcccaggatatgcTCTGGATCTGCCATGACTTGCCCAAGATAAAACCAAGATTACTttagaagaatgaatgaatgaaagactgtaagataaatgtgtttatttttcttttatgatgCTGCATTGCAATACAGTCTAATCCCTCAATGACAGTTTTGATATTGTGTACGCAGTTCACACAcctttatatataaaagtatatttttgcataaataaaacattaatgaaataaaatattgactggttttaaataacagtttcaTTGACGTGATTTTACCTGACATCAGTGTATatctaaaattaaatgtttagaaGAGTTTCATAAACTCCACATGGGACAAAGCTGTCAAAACATAACTGGCTATGCACAGTTTTATAACTTGTTTGTCCCTGTTACA
The sequence above is a segment of the Pangasianodon hypophthalmus isolate fPanHyp1 chromosome 12, fPanHyp1.pri, whole genome shotgun sequence genome. Coding sequences within it:
- the LOC113527350 gene encoding monocarboxylate transporter 7 → MVLWIFRSGGCLGPKVYSEAPDGGWGWIVAVAFFIVEVFTYGVIKSFGIFLNDLMCEFNETNSRVSWIISICVFVMTFTAPLSTGLSNRFGYQPVVILGGFLICLGTICTAFTSCVNQIYITIGIVSGLGYCLTFLPTVTVLSQYFVRRRSLVTAMASTGESFAIFAFAPAFTALKTHIGWRYTMVVLGMLQGTILVCGLLLRPMIIKPKSTERFTKPLRKQEIKNSLPDTEINGLMNSRDSGVQSFKEMEQGLQIGGQQKDGDAFQTPQRQQDTKRLCRNKLLDLSVLKEGSFLCYAGFGLFATLGFFAPQLYVVELSASMGTERDKAAYMLSIMAVAEIFGRLSIGWILSCGHIRKIFVLLGCVLLMCLVLVLFTVVEGFGGLAVCCVLYGFLLGNIASTHIPMLAEDDIVGIDRMPLAVGVYVCIQSFAGLAGPPLGGLLVDITQNYSSAFYSCAAGTGMGALFLGLVRPVKTGFLCTKKDLSTCQNSLAAEHKGQDEVMSEEFLEVDILPNPQGQSWKETVPSLDLIGKISETGKREDI
- the arsg gene encoding arylsulfatase G isoform X1 is translated as MAEAGVCVLLLFCSLFSGLVYYINFFFENGGKMKERPNFIIILADDIGWGDLWTNEFDNTTPWLNMLKLEGKRFTDFHSPASTCSPSRAALLTGRHGLRNGVTHNFAKGSTGGLPLNETTFAQLLRDAGYYTAMIGKWHLGHSGPYHPIHRGFEYYLGIPYSNDMGCTDKPGFDLPSCFPCEQSKHSSRKDGGCDTKIALPLFENQNIVQQPLDLWDLTEKYAKAAATQILTARNRGQPFLLYVALAHMHVPLFHNRFLNVTAKEAYSASLSDMDSLVGSIKLATEAFHMKNTLMWFTGDNGPWEQKCEFAGGTGPFLGKWQTTRGGGSAKRTTWEGGHRVPSVVVWPGNISPNTTSNALLSGMDIFSTILSLAGVDSPSDRRYDGIDVTHILVNGSDTGHKSLMHPNSGAAGQFGDLQTVRLGHYKAFYITGGAEACGGGSGKQELHDPPLIFNLDKDEAEGSPLDPASEEYQLVLKEVEREREVLLWDIATDNVSTADYTVSQSAVPCCQPQNPACRCHRPN
- the arsg gene encoding arylsulfatase G isoform X2, producing MAEAGVCVLLLFCSLFSGLVYYINFFFENGGKMKERPNFIIILADDIGWGDLWTNEFDNTTPWLNMLKLEGKRFTDFHSPASTCSPSRAALLTGRHGLRNGVTHNFAKGSTGGLPLNETTFAQLLRDAGYYTAMIGKWHLGHSGPYHPIHRGFEYYLGIPYSNDMGCTDKPGFDLPSCFPCEQSKHSRKDGGCDTKIALPLFENQNIVQQPLDLWDLTEKYAKAAATQILTARNRGQPFLLYVALAHMHVPLFHNRFLNVTAKEAYSASLSDMDSLVGSIKLATEAFHMKNTLMWFTGDNGPWEQKCEFAGGTGPFLGKWQTTRGGGSAKRTTWEGGHRVPSVVVWPGNISPNTTSNALLSGMDIFSTILSLAGVDSPSDRRYDGIDVTHILVNGSDTGHKSLMHPNSGAAGQFGDLQTVRLGHYKAFYITGGAEACGGGSGKQELHDPPLIFNLDKDEAEGSPLDPASEEYQLVLKEVEREREVLLWDIATDNVSTADYTVSQSAVPCCQPQNPACRCHRPN
- the arsg gene encoding arylsulfatase G isoform X3, with protein sequence MKERPNFIIILADDIGWGDLWTNEFDNTTPWLNMLKLEGKRFTDFHSPASTCSPSRAALLTGRHGLRNGVTHNFAKGSTGGLPLNETTFAQLLRDAGYYTAMIGKWHLGHSGPYHPIHRGFEYYLGIPYSNDMGCTDKPGFDLPSCFPCEQSKHSSRKDGGCDTKIALPLFENQNIVQQPLDLWDLTEKYAKAAATQILTARNRGQPFLLYVALAHMHVPLFHNRFLNVTAKEAYSASLSDMDSLVGSIKLATEAFHMKNTLMWFTGDNGPWEQKCEFAGGTGPFLGKWQTTRGGGSAKRTTWEGGHRVPSVVVWPGNISPNTTSNALLSGMDIFSTILSLAGVDSPSDRRYDGIDVTHILVNGSDTGHKSLMHPNSGAAGQFGDLQTVRLGHYKAFYITGGAEACGGGSGKQELHDPPLIFNLDKDEAEGSPLDPASEEYQLVLKEVEREREVLLWDIATDNVSTADYTVSQSAVPCCQPQNPACRCHRPN